The following coding sequences are from one Desulfosporosinus orientis DSM 765 window:
- the caiT gene encoding L-carnitine/gamma-butyrobetaine antiporter, whose product MSNAPKTVEKLETDKILYFVPIILIIGVCIYLGLNLERANELINISFAFVTGNFSWFYQIFTFGCLLVCVYLIVGKYGNLRFGDEKPEFSTFSWLSMIFTAALGGSLVLWATIEPFYYLMGPPFSVEPYSYEAYQWATSYPLFHWGFTGNSMYCALGAAFGYMFWVRKKDVNRASSACAMLLGEKTTRGWIGKVIDVLLILSIVGGIATTLGLATPLASELIVSVFGIPRTMTMDVSLIIFWIIAISLCVYSGLHKGIKLISNFRMWLIFAALAYVFIVGPKVFMLNNFCEGLGNMMNDFFKMSFYTEPFANKDFNGFPQWWTIFYWAWWASYASQMGIYFARISKGRTVREFCIAILTATGLGVWIFFAVFGNYTLHTFMNDRLPQLADTLNNLGNASAVVQVWSTLPLPNVFLFVMLLMTLVATITLLNGTAYTLAILSTKKITGEQEPPGWNRISWVLVLGILALILMAIGGLKAVQTSSVLVSFPMLFIFIIIIVGFFKVIKEDNWGNFRRDAAKTVPVITKADAVNSDAESI is encoded by the coding sequence ATGAGTAATGCACCAAAAACGGTGGAAAAGCTAGAGACTGATAAAATCCTGTACTTTGTGCCGATTATATTAATTATCGGAGTTTGTATTTATCTGGGCTTGAACTTAGAAAGGGCCAATGAGCTGATCAATATCTCCTTTGCCTTTGTGACGGGTAATTTTAGCTGGTTTTATCAAATATTTACCTTTGGCTGTTTGTTAGTTTGTGTGTACTTGATCGTTGGCAAGTACGGTAATCTTCGCTTCGGAGATGAAAAGCCCGAGTTTTCCACTTTCAGCTGGCTGTCGATGATTTTTACCGCAGCTCTGGGGGGATCGTTGGTTTTGTGGGCGACGATTGAACCCTTTTATTATCTGATGGGACCCCCCTTTAGTGTGGAACCTTATTCTTATGAAGCTTATCAATGGGCAACCAGCTATCCTTTGTTTCACTGGGGTTTTACCGGCAACTCTATGTATTGTGCCTTGGGTGCAGCCTTTGGCTATATGTTCTGGGTGCGCAAGAAAGATGTGAATAGGGCCAGCAGCGCTTGTGCTATGCTCTTGGGAGAAAAAACGACCAGAGGCTGGATCGGCAAGGTGATCGATGTCTTATTGATCCTCTCCATTGTGGGCGGTATAGCGACAACTCTGGGTCTGGCGACACCCTTGGCCAGTGAACTGATTGTATCCGTTTTTGGCATCCCGCGGACTATGACCATGGATGTCAGCTTGATCATTTTCTGGATCATCGCCATTTCTCTTTGCGTGTACAGTGGATTGCATAAAGGAATTAAATTGATCAGCAACTTTCGGATGTGGCTAATCTTTGCAGCTCTGGCTTATGTGTTTATTGTCGGGCCAAAAGTCTTTATGTTAAATAACTTTTGTGAAGGTTTAGGCAATATGATGAATGACTTCTTTAAAATGAGTTTTTATACAGAACCTTTTGCCAATAAGGATTTTAACGGTTTCCCTCAATGGTGGACTATTTTCTATTGGGCCTGGTGGGCCAGTTATGCTTCGCAAATGGGTATTTACTTTGCCCGGATCTCCAAAGGCCGTACCGTCAGGGAATTCTGCATCGCGATTTTAACCGCCACGGGATTGGGAGTATGGATTTTCTTTGCCGTCTTTGGCAACTACACACTACACACCTTTATGAATGACCGCCTGCCGCAGTTGGCGGACACCTTGAACAATTTGGGCAACGCCTCGGCAGTCGTTCAGGTCTGGTCTACCTTACCTCTGCCGAATGTCTTTCTATTCGTCATGCTGTTAATGACTTTGGTAGCGACGATTACCTTGTTAAACGGCACGGCCTACACCTTGGCTATCCTGAGCACCAAAAAGATAACTGGAGAGCAGGAGCCGCCCGGTTGGAACCGGATATCCTGGGTATTAGTCTTAGGCATTTTAGCCTTGATTCTCATGGCTATCGGCGGTCTGAAAGCGGTTCAAACCTCCAGCGTTTTGGTATCCTTTCCCATGTTGTTTATTTTTATAATCATTATCGTTGGATTCTTCAAGGTGATTAAGGAAGATAACTGGGGCAACTTTCGGCGGGATGCGGCAAAAACTGTACCGGTTATTACTAAAGCTGACGCTGTAAACTCCGATGCTGAATCGATTTGA
- a CDS encoding sigma-54-dependent Fis family transcriptional regulator, with the protein MAKNSSLIKDMFGAFISDIHQGLAVIDSAGRVEICNLTFAKLFGKDQAHLINKNISEIIPGFDESCHGTETFVNLRPDKSFCLKTLPCGNETLGSFFWVIVQDEDQDKEKTLFLNEAFKKILDNIDEGVMVVDAESRVAYCNKVQLEFDGLELDKIIGRKTSEVYNFALEVGTLKKCIDSENYFGPYVQYYCSSYGQYIRVTGNNYPVKQGEKTTGAVAVYRNLQESEEMVAKIINLQKRLNLEQSDYLSVLVSGSSAKERKFTFEDILGDSSRIHDSIAWAKGAAKSDSPVFIYGETGTGKEMFAQSIHSSSCRCQKPLVSINCAAIPETLLEGIIFGTVKGVFTGAIDRKGLFEEADGGTLFLDEINSMPLGLQSKLLRALEERKIRRLGGKNEIPVDVRIISTCNIEPLELIQQNLLRSDLYFRLAVINLEIPPLRERKEDINLLVRFFVKSFNLKMKKNICEISPEIFKHLESLDWPGNVRQLKHWIESAMNMIPEDEPVFSKKYMPRNFKSFMGPISLNNEKIKQEEVFAEIKEQERARLIKALKQHGGNITKAAKELNISRQVLYYRLHKLGIK; encoded by the coding sequence ATGGCAAAGAATAGCTCTTTGATTAAAGACATGTTTGGAGCATTCATTTCGGATATACATCAGGGATTAGCCGTTATTGATTCAGCAGGTAGAGTAGAGATTTGCAACTTGACTTTTGCTAAATTATTTGGCAAAGATCAAGCCCATTTAATCAATAAGAATATTTCAGAAATTATTCCCGGATTTGACGAGAGTTGCCATGGAACTGAGACCTTTGTCAATCTGCGCCCCGATAAAAGCTTTTGTTTAAAAACACTGCCTTGCGGTAATGAAACCCTTGGTTCATTTTTTTGGGTCATAGTGCAAGACGAGGATCAAGATAAGGAAAAAACCTTGTTTTTAAATGAGGCCTTTAAAAAGATTCTGGATAATATCGACGAAGGGGTAATGGTGGTTGACGCTGAGAGCAGAGTCGCTTACTGTAATAAGGTCCAGTTAGAATTTGACGGCCTGGAACTTGATAAAATTATTGGGCGGAAAACCTCGGAAGTTTATAACTTTGCTCTGGAAGTCGGTACTCTGAAGAAATGCATAGATTCGGAAAACTACTTCGGTCCTTATGTTCAGTACTACTGTTCCAGCTATGGTCAGTACATTCGTGTCACCGGAAATAATTATCCCGTCAAACAAGGAGAAAAAACTACGGGAGCAGTCGCTGTCTACAGAAACCTGCAAGAGAGCGAAGAAATGGTTGCCAAAATAATTAACCTGCAAAAAAGGTTGAATCTTGAGCAGTCGGATTATCTAAGCGTCTTAGTCAGTGGTTCGTCAGCCAAAGAGCGGAAATTTACTTTTGAGGATATCCTGGGCGACAGCTCCCGTATTCATGACAGTATTGCCTGGGCGAAGGGGGCGGCTAAATCCGATTCGCCGGTTTTCATTTATGGGGAAACCGGTACCGGCAAGGAGATGTTTGCTCAGAGCATTCATAGCAGCAGCTGCCGCTGCCAAAAACCCTTAGTGTCCATTAACTGCGCTGCCATTCCCGAAACCTTGCTTGAGGGTATCATTTTCGGTACCGTTAAAGGTGTGTTTACCGGCGCTATCGACCGCAAAGGCTTATTTGAGGAAGCAGATGGCGGCACCCTCTTTTTAGATGAGATCAATTCTATGCCCCTCGGCCTGCAGAGTAAATTGCTCCGTGCCCTGGAAGAACGAAAGATCCGGCGGCTGGGAGGTAAGAATGAGATTCCTGTGGATGTCCGCATTATCAGTACCTGCAATATCGAACCTCTGGAACTCATCCAGCAAAATCTCTTGCGCAGCGATTTATATTTCCGGCTGGCCGTCATTAATTTGGAAATCCCGCCTTTGCGGGAGAGGAAAGAGGATATTAATCTCCTGGTCCGTTTTTTTGTGAAGAGTTTTAATCTGAAAATGAAAAAGAATATTTGTGAAATCTCCCCGGAGATTTTCAAGCACTTGGAAAGTCTCGATTGGCCAGGTAATGTCAGGCAGCTGAAACATTGGATTGAATCGGCGATGAATATGATTCCTGAGGATGAACCTGTTTTCAGCAAAAAATACATGCCCCGGAATTTCAAATCCTTTATGGGTCCCATCTCTTTAAACAATGAAAAGATAAAGCAGGAGGAAGTGTTTGCTGAAATCAAAGAGCAGGAACGTGCCCGGTTGATCAAGGCTTTGAAACAGCATGGTGGTAATATCACCAAGGCGGCCAAAGAATTGAATATCAGCCGCCAGGTCCTTTATTATCGCCTGCATAAACTGGGTATCAAATAA
- a CDS encoding ABC transporter permease gives MKQSGRYLSFLGITVLTLFISILLVLLVGSSVNLAFSSFFSGIFGSAYSVSEVMVKATPLILTGLGVAVGSRCGFINIGAEGQLYMGAIAVTGISFSLHGQPAIVLIPAVVLGGFLLGGVWSLIPGFLKARFGISEVITTLMFNYIALCIVGILVRTSLKDPASSLPMSAYLPEGATLPILLSATRLHAGLLIALICVFVIWLLVWKTPTGYEMRSVGLNPRACQCAGISVYKNIILSSLISGGLAGIAGVCEVSGLHHKLLEGISPGYGYIAIIVALLGKDHPLGVVISALGIAALQVGSLGMQRMAGVPTSISSIIMGVVVLLILARKTIFRRFLTEE, from the coding sequence ATGAAACAGTCTGGAAGATATCTGTCTTTTCTCGGAATCACTGTTCTGACCTTATTTATCTCCATATTACTGGTTCTTTTGGTTGGAAGCAGCGTGAACCTGGCATTCTCCAGCTTTTTCTCCGGAATATTTGGTTCTGCTTATTCAGTTTCTGAAGTAATGGTAAAAGCCACTCCCTTAATCTTGACGGGTTTAGGTGTGGCAGTAGGATCCCGATGCGGGTTTATAAATATTGGTGCTGAAGGGCAGCTTTATATGGGGGCTATTGCTGTGACGGGGATTTCTTTTAGTCTCCATGGCCAGCCGGCCATAGTTCTAATTCCTGCAGTGGTTTTGGGAGGCTTTCTTCTTGGCGGAGTCTGGTCTCTTATTCCGGGCTTCTTAAAGGCACGGTTCGGGATTTCTGAAGTCATCACCACACTAATGTTTAACTATATTGCTTTGTGCATTGTCGGTATTTTGGTACGAACTTCCCTTAAGGACCCTGCCAGTTCCCTGCCTATGTCGGCCTACCTGCCGGAAGGAGCGACACTGCCGATCCTTCTGAGTGCAACACGTCTCCACGCGGGCCTCTTGATAGCTCTGATCTGTGTCTTTGTCATTTGGCTGTTGGTGTGGAAGACGCCCACGGGCTATGAAATGCGGTCCGTTGGCCTTAATCCCAGAGCTTGCCAGTGTGCCGGTATTTCTGTCTATAAAAATATCATCCTATCGTCTCTGATCAGCGGCGGTTTGGCAGGAATTGCAGGGGTTTGTGAAGTGTCTGGACTGCATCACAAGCTTCTGGAAGGAATCTCTCCAGGCTATGGTTATATAGCCATTATTGTGGCCCTGTTAGGGAAAGACCATCCTTTGGGCGTGGTCATCTCAGCCTTGGGCATCGCCGCCCTGCAAGTGGGTTCATTGGGAATGCAGCGTATGGCCGGTGTACCTACCTCTATTTCATCCATCATTATGGGGGTTGTCGTCTTATTGATTCTGGCTCGTAAAACGATCTTTCGCCGGTTTTTAACGGAGGAATAG
- a CDS encoding MFS transporter, protein MGSALEDVEFNSFLKKLIIFASGGPFLDGYIMVIIGLALTQLGPHLNLDVFWTGLIGASALAGLFAGGLVFGYVTDLVGRQLMFTIDLVAIIILSIWQIFITTPLELFLLRFAMGVAVGADYPIATSLIAEFTPRRYRAMSMGFIAGIWYVGATAADLVGYFLLDVDGGWRWMLGSAALPAIILIIGRIGTPESPRWLMSKGRIDEARVIVKKVFGPDAEPIADEHFEKTQLRKFIKLGYFKKLLFVVILYTAQVLPMYAIYTFGPQILNAFGLGSGNMAVLGDIVISVFFLIGCIPAMFWLESFGRRRLCILGFIFMTMAMLVLGLFPGAPIVIIVGAFALYAFFSGGPGILEWLYPNELFPTEIRATAIGIAVAFSKVCTFLAMFVLPYSIKEYGIGTTMLIGAGISVVGLAASILWAPETKGMTLSQAANVIIK, encoded by the coding sequence ATGGGATCAGCGTTAGAAGATGTAGAGTTTAATTCTTTTCTTAAGAAGTTAATAATTTTTGCCAGTGGCGGTCCTTTTTTGGATGGATATATCATGGTTATTATTGGCTTGGCCCTTACTCAATTAGGCCCTCACCTTAATTTGGATGTTTTTTGGACTGGGCTGATTGGGGCATCGGCCCTTGCAGGATTGTTTGCCGGGGGTTTGGTTTTCGGCTACGTTACCGATTTGGTCGGGCGTCAGCTTATGTTCACCATCGATCTTGTCGCTATTATAATCCTTTCAATTTGGCAAATTTTCATCACGACTCCCCTTGAACTATTTCTACTGAGATTTGCCATGGGTGTTGCCGTAGGTGCCGACTATCCCATAGCAACTTCCTTAATCGCGGAATTTACCCCTCGCAGGTACCGGGCTATGTCCATGGGCTTTATTGCGGGGATTTGGTATGTGGGGGCAACCGCAGCGGACCTGGTAGGTTATTTCCTGCTCGATGTAGACGGCGGTTGGCGCTGGATGCTGGGAAGCGCTGCCCTGCCGGCGATAATACTCATAATCGGTCGTATAGGCACACCGGAATCTCCCCGCTGGTTAATGAGTAAAGGGCGTATTGACGAAGCCCGGGTGATTGTGAAAAAGGTGTTTGGCCCTGATGCTGAACCTATAGCGGATGAACACTTCGAAAAGACCCAGTTGAGGAAATTTATTAAACTAGGGTATTTCAAAAAACTGCTCTTCGTGGTGATTTTATATACTGCTCAGGTTTTGCCCATGTATGCCATTTATACCTTTGGCCCTCAGATCCTAAATGCCTTTGGCCTGGGCTCAGGGAATATGGCTGTATTAGGGGATATAGTCATCAGCGTCTTTTTCCTGATCGGCTGTATTCCGGCGATGTTTTGGCTGGAATCCTTTGGACGGCGAAGACTGTGTATTCTCGGTTTTATTTTTATGACTATGGCCATGCTGGTTCTGGGCTTGTTCCCAGGTGCCCCCATAGTTATTATCGTTGGCGCTTTTGCCCTATATGCCTTTTTTTCCGGCGGACCCGGAATTTTGGAATGGCTTTATCCCAATGAACTCTTTCCCACGGAGATCCGGGCTACGGCCATAGGAATTGCCGTAGCCTTCAGTAAAGTTTGCACATTTTTGGCTATGTTTGTTTTGCCCTATAGCATCAAAGAATATGGAATCGGAACAACCATGCTTATTGGGGCGGGAATATCAGTTGTCGGCTTAGCTGCATCAATCCTTTGGGCCCCGGAGACAAAAGGTATGACCCTTTCCCAGGCAGCAAATGTGATCATTAAATAA
- a CDS encoding ABC transporter permease, with protein sequence MDSGFVALVTMYLVASVRMATPLILAGLGEAVSEKAGILNIGVEAIMLSGAFFSFIVAFFSGNLFLGLLTGIAGGILVSMIHGLLSIHCKANQTIAGLALNFMVMGLTSFLFLIVFGQTTTIPSCAMFNEVRIPLLSDIPIVGPALFNQNIFVYIALAGIVLTAVFFYKTEWGINLHAVGEHPQAANSAGLNVFAIRYFACLVNGILGGLGGASITLGQLGFFMENVTSGRGYIALVVVILGRRNPVGILAAAMVIGFSQALQYNLQTLGFPIPTQVFSMFPYAVAVIVLFLSIGKSIDPAALGIPFERNKR encoded by the coding sequence ATGGATTCTGGATTTGTTGCCCTTGTAACCATGTATTTGGTCGCCTCAGTAAGAATGGCAACTCCCCTGATCTTAGCAGGGTTGGGAGAGGCTGTGTCGGAGAAAGCAGGGATTCTGAATATCGGGGTAGAGGCAATCATGCTTTCCGGAGCGTTTTTCAGCTTTATTGTCGCCTTTTTTTCCGGGAACCTGTTCTTAGGTCTTTTGACGGGTATTGCCGGGGGCATCCTGGTCAGTATGATCCATGGCCTGTTGAGCATTCATTGTAAAGCAAATCAGACCATTGCGGGGCTGGCTCTTAATTTTATGGTGATGGGGTTAACAAGTTTTCTGTTTTTAATTGTCTTTGGTCAGACAACCACCATCCCATCCTGTGCTATGTTCAATGAAGTTAGAATTCCTTTGCTTTCAGACATCCCTATAGTCGGTCCAGCCTTGTTCAACCAGAATATCTTTGTTTACATAGCTCTGGCGGGCATTGTTTTGACGGCTGTGTTCTTTTATAAGACAGAGTGGGGAATTAATCTCCATGCTGTTGGAGAGCATCCTCAGGCGGCAAACTCTGCCGGGCTCAATGTCTTTGCTATTCGCTATTTTGCTTGTTTAGTAAACGGTATATTAGGCGGTCTGGGGGGAGCAAGCATAACCTTGGGGCAGCTGGGTTTTTTCATGGAGAATGTTACCTCGGGAAGAGGCTATATTGCTTTGGTGGTGGTTATTCTGGGGCGGCGCAACCCGGTGGGGATTTTGGCTGCGGCCATGGTGATCGGGTTTTCCCAGGCCCTGCAGTACAACCTTCAAACCCTGGGCTTTCCTATTCCCACTCAGGTATTTTCCATGTTCCCTTACGCAGTGGCTGTCATTGTGCTTTTCTTATCCATTGGCAAAAGTATCGACCCGGCTGCCCTGGGTATCCCTTTTGAGCGTAATAAACGGTAA
- a CDS encoding corrinoid protein yields the protein MANDEILQKIIEGVREGDAAQVPEWTKKAIAAGIEPLVVINEGLTKGIQAVGALFANGTYFLPDLLLGAKAMDAGIKVIEPLMAGQKREFLGRVLMGTVEGDLHEIGKNIVIMMLKTAGFEVRDIGIDVPAKKFIEQTLEFKPDIIGISALLTTTVGRQKEIIELLQEEGLRDKVKVMIGGAPINQNWADTIGADGYAEDASVAVEVAKRLLGA from the coding sequence ATGGCTAATGACGAGATTTTGCAGAAAATTATTGAAGGTGTTCGTGAAGGCGACGCAGCCCAAGTACCGGAGTGGACAAAAAAAGCAATTGCCGCCGGGATCGAACCCCTCGTGGTGATTAATGAGGGCCTGACTAAAGGAATTCAGGCTGTAGGCGCCTTGTTTGCCAATGGAACCTACTTTTTGCCGGACTTATTGTTGGGTGCCAAGGCCATGGATGCGGGAATCAAAGTAATTGAGCCCTTAATGGCCGGTCAAAAAAGGGAGTTTTTAGGCCGGGTGTTAATGGGAACCGTGGAAGGCGATTTGCACGAAATCGGTAAAAATATTGTCATCATGATGTTAAAGACAGCAGGATTTGAAGTGCGCGACATAGGGATTGACGTTCCGGCTAAAAAGTTTATCGAGCAAACCCTGGAATTCAAGCCTGATATTATTGGAATTTCCGCCCTTTTAACAACCACTGTCGGGCGGCAGAAAGAGATTATTGAACTTCTGCAGGAAGAAGGTCTCAGAGACAAGGTTAAGGTGATGATAGGCGGAGCACCTATCAACCAGAATTGGGCTGATACTATTGGAGCCGATGGCTATGCCGAAGATGCTTCGGTAGCTGTTGAAGTTGCCAAACGGCTTCTGGGAGCGTAG